A section of the Triticum dicoccoides isolate Atlit2015 ecotype Zavitan chromosome 7A, WEW_v2.0, whole genome shotgun sequence genome encodes:
- the LOC119334250 gene encoding peroxidase 55-like, which yields MEKRRRSVCAVAAAALVAAMLSSLTGAAYGGGMSPGYYKTTCPQLEDIVLKEVTRKKNETIVTIPAVLRLFFHDCLVNGCDASVLIASRNQDAEKNSPDDDSLAGDGYDTVNRVKAAVEQKCPGVVSCADILALAARDVVHLASGPYWSVELGRLDGLVSKASDVEDKLPGPDMHVKELTDIFYRSGLSQRDMVALSGAHTVGFAHCSRFTKRLYNYSSTVKLDPSFNPEYAKRLMEACPPDVGPTIAVNMDPFTPVVFDNIYYQNLRNGIGLFTSDQALFTDGGSRKTVEEFADSEPRFFQAFVESMMKVGRLGVKTGGGGEIRRDCTAFNH from the exons ATGGAGAAACGGAGAAGAAGCGTGTGCGCCGTggcggcggcggccctggtggcggcAATGCTGTCCTCACTGACCGGGGCGGCGTACGGCGGCGGCATGTCGCCGGGCTACTACAAGACGACGTGCCCGCAGCTGGAGGACATCGTGCTGAAGGAGGTGACCAGGAAGAAGAACGAGACGATCGTCACCATCCCGGCGGTGCTCCGGCTCTTCTTCCACGACTGCCTCGTCAAT GGCTGTGACGCTTCAGTCCTGATAGCCTCTCGCAACCAAGACGCCGAGAAGAACTCCCCCGACGACGACTCCCTCGCCGGCGACGGCTACGACACCGTCAACCGCGTCAAAGCGGCCGTCGAGCAGAAGTGCCCCGGCGTGGTCTCCTGCGCCGACATCCTCGCCCTCGCCGCCAGAGACGTCGTCCACCTG GCGTCCGGCCCCTACTGGAGCGTGGAGCTCGGCCGGCTCGACGGCCTCGTCTCCAAGGCCAGCGACGTCGAGGACAAGCTGCCCGGCCCGGACATGCACGTCAAGGAGCTCACCGACATCTTCTACCGGAGCGGGCTGTCCCAGCGCGACATGGTGGCGCTCTCCGGCGCCCACACCGTGGGGTTCGCGCACTGCAGCCGCTTCACCAAGCGGCTGTACAACTACAGCAGCACCGTGAAGCTCGACCCGTCCTTCAACCCGGAGTACGCGAAGCGGCTCATGGAGGCGTGCCCGCCCGACGTCGGCCCGACCATCGCCGTCAACATGGACCCCTTCACCCCCGTCGTCTTCGACAACATCTACTACCAAAACCTCAGGAACGGCATCGGCCTCTTCACCTCCGACCAGGCGCTCTTCACCGACGGGGGGTCAAGGAAGACGGTGGAGGAGTTCGCCGACAGCGAGCCGAGGTTCTTCCAGGCCTTCGTGGAGTCGATGATGAAGGTGGGGAGACTAGGGGTGAagaccggcggcggcggagagatcAGAAGAGACTGCACTGCCTTCAACCACTAA